The stretch of DNA CGAGTGGCCATCAATTTTCCTAGTATAAGTTGCATCTTTCGTATCGGTTTTACCAGAAACTCATTCACCGTAGTTTGTCTAATAAATATACTAGAAACTGTTGGCCAGAAAGCTGTCGGCAAATATTAGCAGTCCTGTAGTGTGTTCAGGGAGATTTTGAAAACCACTTGACCATACTTCATGCAGACATAAACACATTTTACTCCCATGCATATGCATCCTGCAATATGCACTCGTCATGGCATGTCAAGATTTTagaattttatttttgaaaaactGAGCATAGGGTCGGAATTTCAAAGGTACAGCATCTACATGTCATTTCTTGCCGCATGTCTTGGCCGGAAATGACGTGACACCCACCCCGCTGGGCAGTCGAGGGCcgacgcgcgcgcggcagcgcATCTGATTCGAGTTCCCGGAAAAGAAGAAGGTGCATGCATGCGGCCGACGGGGCAGGACGCAGCAAAGCATGTGTGCGTGGGGCTGTGGGCCATGCCAATAATGCGAGGCCGGCATTGCACTGGTGACTGGTCATGGGCTGGTTTGGTTTTTGTAGCAGCAGCAGGTAGGCGACACAGCTAATAATCATGCTCATTTGACGTTTCCACGATTAATGCCGTGCCTGGTCTTGGATGCGTCCTGCGTGGCTTATAAATTTTTCTTTTTATCAGTTTGCTTTGTTGAGATAAGGGGCAGTAGTAGCAATGCATCAATTAATCTCTCATCTTGTAACGAATATTGAGAAAAACATCTAAATAGATATGCGGCGGAGTAATAACAATTGTACGCGACGCAACGATTTACGTGGGAAAACCTCCTCAAGGTGAGAAGTAAAAACCTACGGGGCCAACCGGTCCACTCCAAGCTTCCACTGTAATCAACAAGTATCTTTTCTTCTCTAACACCTCTAGAGGATTACATCATCAGCAACACATTCAAACGAACTTAGCATCAACAACAACTACAACCATCTAACAAGAGGTACGGCAACTGTCAAATAGAGAAGTTATAGATTCTATCCATTTTGGTAATCGGTTCATATCTCAGAAACCACAGGTCCACCGTGTGAGCAAATTTTGGTAGACATGTAGATCCACGAGGTCCCCTGACAACTGATAAAGTTTCAGCTCAATCGGACACCATTTCACCATCCAAACTTATCACCTGCTAAACTGCTCTGTGCTGAAACTGCAGTCACCCGAACTGAAGAAATCCCTCTCAAATATGATGTTCTACTCAACCAATCCTCAAACCAATTGACCATATAGAAGTACTCTAAGTGCAGAATGAGACCACCAAGTTTGGCTCAAATCCAAACACATTTAAGCTTCCaatcactgatttgaaacatATTGTTTCAGAGCCACCAAATCTGAGGCAgacctccttctccttcttcctctcttctATCAAGTTGTGTTGTGTGTTGGCTCTCCTTATCTCTCCCAAGTGATGTCCAGAACTGGGAGAGAAAAAATGAAGGTTAGGATTTTCTTGTGCTTTTTTTACTTCTTCTTGAACTGATCGCAACCATTAATTCATGCATCAAATCAACGGTGGTGCATAATCACTGGACTTTGTGGGCTGCTGGATGGGCTCAAAATCATCTCCATATGGAAGGATAGCCCAACGAGCTTTCCTTATACCCAGGATGTATCAGAGTTGTTAATTGTCGTCCGCAAATGCACCATCACTGTTGCATCTCATCCAAAAACCAATCATCCGGTGGCTTAGAACAATCGGACATATTGTAGCTTCACCATGCCATCTACAATGCCCTCATTCTTCCCAGCCGTTCTGTCTGTCCCAACCGGTGTCTACGTTTTACATAGACTCGTATCTTTACAGCATGTGACGTTGACGTGTATATAGTCATGGATGCATGAGTGTGTGGTCCAGCCGCGTGCAAAAGCAGGTGCTACTGATTTTTCGCACACTGACAATGTCGACAAGACGACAATATACCATGCATTATACTCTCGACAAGGAACAAGACAAGCAATGCTCATGGATCTATGAGTTTTATTTGGAGCTTCAGCTCAGAAAAAGCAACGGCGGTTAAGCGGTAACATGGAGCTAAGCAACAATTAACCACTGATGAAGGGCGGCGTGATAATTAAAAAAAACCAAAGCACTTCATCATCACAAACAAGCGCAGCACACAACCGAAGTACCGGACGGTCGGACAGACCGCTGGGGTTGACGGAGAGCCGTCCGATGATCATCGACAGGTGGCAGCGAGCGCGTCCTAGCTTGATCAGCCGATGTAGTACATGGGGTCGGGCAGCTTGAAGGTGCGCGCCCCCTCCGGCGCGCCGAGGATGTCGCTCCACTGGTCCCCGATGTTGCCGACGATGACGTACCCGGCGTCCTGGAGCTTCCTGCGCTCGCCGGACTTGAAGCCAATGGCGGTGCCCTTGAACCCGATGGGCTTGAGCAGGAGCTTCTCCCAGCCGGAGTAGCCCTGGCGGCGGAGGTTCGCGGACGTGATGGCCCGCTGGTCCTCGCTCCGGCCCGTCAGGAACACCGGCTTGACGCCGAGGGAGACGAGCTTCCCGAACAGCCGCCGCGTCTCCGGCAGCGCCACCGCGCTGCCCTCCATCACGTACGCGTTGAAGCTCGTCGCGTTGAACGGCTCGGTGCTGTTGTGTTGTAATCattgagaaaaaaaagaaatgcaGCGGTTAATATATAATAGCAAGCCCGCCACAGGTTGTTTAATCGTAGATCGTGGTTTAAACCCTAGATCAACCAGCTCATTGGTTGGCTAAGCATATCTACGACTCGACACAGTCGGCTGCAAGCTGCAGCCTTTGGATGACATGACACTGGTGTTAGTTGGTGAACAGCTAGCATTGGCCAAGTGGACAAGTAAGACCCCGTTTGGCAGGTTCCGTCTCCTCAAAaacggctccggctccggcttcTCTGGTGGGGCGGCTTCTCTGATGGAAGTGAAGTCGTTTTGAAAAACGTTTGGCAAAACGGTTTCACCCTGTTTTTTGAATGGATTGAATATGTCAAATATACAATATGCCCTTGGCTAGTTGACATGCCTTGCCTTGCCAGGCTGCTGCGCCTTGCCAGGCCGGCGTGCCCAGCCATGCCGGCACGCTAAGCTCGGCAGCCGCGCCGTGCCAGGCAGGCGTGCCCAGCCCTGCCGCCATCCAGTCCCGCCGCGCCCTGACCCACCGCGCCCAACCCGGCGGCCGCACCCCCAAAGCTTGCATCAGCCTCCTCTTGAGTGGATCCGTCGATTTCGCCGCTCGGAGCGGCCTCCCTGCGCGCCaaagccgccggccgccaccagaGGGGATTCATGCCACTTCTGCTGCTAGGTTTTGGTGAGAGGGAGAACTGCCGTGGCCACTGCCCCGCAcccgccctccgccccgccccggccGCGTGCTCCAGCCCGCGCCGCCGACTGCCTCCACCCTGCCCCGGCTGCGCGCTTCGGCCAACGCCGCCGGCCGTCTACGCCCCGccctggccgccgccctcctcttGTTGCTGTGCCGCGGGCACCCGGGGTACGGTTGGCAAAGGGTGAGGTGGAGCCACGTTTTCTAGCTCCGCCTCCCCCAAAATGCTCTAGAGAGTGTTTTTTTTGAGGCTCTAGAGCTGGAGTCAACGGTGCACGCTCCGGCTGGAGCCGCTCGTTTTTCCTTTATCTAGAAAGTCTTCTGACAAAAGTACTCAACCGACGAGGGGACAACACTATCCAGTTCCGATCTGGCATCGACGTCATGGAATCTTATCCCGTCCCCATCTAGCATGCTTTGCTCAACGCACATGGTTGCGACATCGTCCAATTAACAAGGCCTGTCTCTCCCTTTTTCAGAGATGGTCAGCTGATAGATGGAGACGACAATGGAGATCCGTTCATCCTTTTTTTCATTTGTTTATTTACAGCATTATTGCGTTAACAATTTAAGCTTACCACTTGCACCGGTTATTAGCGTTGGCGTTACTTCTGACTTTCCCAAGTTTCACATGATATGTTGGTATATGCACGTACCCGAAGCCGTGCTCGGCGTAGTAGGGGAGGTTGGAGAGCGAGGTCTCGTCGATGTCGAACACCCACACCTCCCTGCCGttgccggcgagctcgagcccCTTGGCGTAGGCGACGGCCTCGTCGACGACGACGCGGGAGTCCCGGCGGTAGTGCCCGCCGAGCATGTAGTGGCCGACGTAGCCCTCGCAGCTGGCCGGCACCGTCTTCCAGTCGCGCTTGTTGTACGCCTCCACGGCCAGGCGCCAGCTGTCGCACGGCACGCCGGCGCGCCGGCCGAGCTCCCCGGCGGAGCCCACCAGCGGGCGCAGCGCGTGGATCAGCGGCGCCGCCGCGTCCCTGATCTCATCGTCCAGGCGCGCCGCGGCTTCCTCCACCGCGCGCGCCGTGGGCATCCGGATGCTGAGCTCCCACGCGGCGCAGGAGGagctgccggcggcggccacgagGGCCACGAGGAGGGCGACGAGCTTGGCCATCGCTAGGTAATATTGGGTGATGTGTTGTGTTGCTTGTCGAGATGAGCACGTAGGCTTTAATAGAGGGGATGCGGCCTGGATGGCGGGTTGGGATTGGGAGTTTGGGACTAGGGAGCCTAGCTAATGGGTCCCGCATGTCAGGGGAGCACGTGAAGCGCGTGGACCGCTGTTTTGTGTAAAAAAAAGCTGGGCAAGGCTTGCTTGATGCGTATAAGAAATAGAGAGGGACAGGTTTGGACGGTCGCGATGGGACGATCGGATCAGGGGATGCCGATGCGAGCGAACAGGACTCATACCCTTAAAATTAATACTCAGCCAATAAATACTGCAACTCTTTTATTAAGATTGTTaaactccatacccttacgaATCTCTAGATTATCGCTATCCATTATATCCTCGTTAAATTTTGTGATGACGTGCTTTCTCATCCAGTTGACTCGATCTGATCATATCCTACACCTACATGATCAATTTCAGCTTCGGTAATGCCTTTTCACAAAACTGGACTATCATAAAAATCTATTTTCATAAAACCGGATAACATAGACCATCCAACTATTGAAACCGAACGAATTTAGCCCTTTAGTGATTTTGAAGGTGGTTTTTCATTTtgtgaaaatttaaaatattcaaatttaaactaaaagATTCATAAATAATTTATTTCAAATAAAAAATATGAAGTATCAaaagttttctaaaaatataacctatctattgaTACTATACTTGTCAATTATTCGGATCCAATTTTTTCATATCCATAGTATTTGGTTGCTTGTAGTTACGTctattatttttgaataaataagattcaaatagagctacaatagatatgttacatttttagaaaaattttggtgctagtttcatatttttctgatttaaaataaatttgTTTTAATTTTCTAGATCTAATTAGATTATTTACATTTTTAAAAGAAATACAAAAACACCTTTAAAACCATTATAAGGGCTAAATTTACCTGGTTTCGACGGTTGGATAGCGTATGTTATCCGGTTTTTAtggttgaaggttgaaaatcgaACTTTTGCGGTAGTTCGAGTGtgtaaactaaatttttaaCTTACTATTATATATCTCGATCGAATAATATAATGCCCAACTAACGTCGATGACCATTATTTGGCAGTGGCACGGGCGATTCGATCCAGAGATCAAGCAAGGCGCAGGGTCGCTTTAATTTCTGCTAGTGTCACATGCATAACAGCATGCATCAAGCAAAGCATAGGGGGTCGTgaaccacgcgcgcgcgcgataAGTTTGTCTTGCATTGGCCGGTAGTCGCCGGATCGATCGGAGCTGCAACGAAGGGAACGCCACCAGGAGATGCCGTTGCCATTGCCTCCCGGAAGCCACCCAGCCAGGTCCGTTCATCTTCCAAAACCCGTCATACTGATGGAACCGCACCGTCTGCACTTGGACTACTCTGCTGGATCCGTGTCGGAGGGATATGTCTAGTTTGATCTTTGCTAGATGTCACATTTTTCATCTAAGGTTATGTTTAGATCCTGTTAGCTAACTAAATTTAGCTACTACGGATCCAAACATATCAGTTAATAGAGTAGCTAATGATCCTCCAGCTAATTGCAACTATATAATCCTATTAGCTGATTAAACCCAGTTAACCCCATCTAAAAACGTAAAAAGATCTTATTATCCCCCGTCCTTCTATCAAATTCCCCTTCCTGCACGTGGCAAAAAAAAGGAAGGACAACAAGGTTCATCCATATTAACAATAAATAATTAGTTGATGGATCCAAACACGTTCAGCTAATGACTAACAAACTAATATTTAGCTAGGTAATATAAATCATTATCAATTAGCTAGCTAATCAGGAAAGGATCTTGCAATTTACTTTCTGCATTTGACCCCTCTTAGGACATCATGCATGGTCCTTTTAGCTAGTGACACGCTTAACGTCTAGCTACAGCGAAGTTTCAGAAGAACGTACATGTTCAACATGTTTaggacaaaaaaaaaagattgggAGTTCCAACTCAAATCTCACCTAGGTATCGCCGGTGTTGAGTTGAAGTGTGCAGTGTTCAAAAGTTGCTCGTCTTTCTGAACGTGGAGAACTCATCATTACTGCAGCCGACAGATTAGTGGATCGGCGTGAGCATCTGGCTGTGCAAGTGCAAGTGCATCGACGACTGCAAAAATAAACATATTCTAGTATAATCACATGCTTCACTTACGCGGGGAGAGGAGACGAGTGTTGCTAATAATCATGCTCTTTTGACGGTTTGACATAATGATCTTTGATATACTAGATGCATGTGCATGCATGGTGCGCCCCTCGTGATCGCGTCCAGCTGATTTGGCGCACGAGCCGACGGATTTTATCTTTAGTTTGCGCGCCAACTCCTCGCGTTCCGTACGTGCTGTCAGATGCACGAATCATGATTCCCGCGCGCCACAAAAGGAACTAGCTATGATTCATTGATCACGTGCACTTCCTCCGTTCGAAATTGTAGATTATTTTAATAAATCTAGATGTatctacaacaacaacaacttagccttttgttccaaacaagttggggtaggctagagatgaaacctacagaaaataaaaataaaaaacacAAAAgagcacaagccaaaggaagagttagaggttaaacaaaaagtaacaaaggtcacggttcagatacgttaattgctaatctccaagcgctcctatccatacctaattccttagcgatattccactccttaaggtctctcttaaccgtctcgtcccaagttagtctaggtctacctctacctctacctctcctgacattatcgccccgctttaaaactccactacgcaccggcgccaagggaggcctccgttgtatatgtccaaaccatctcaactgatgttgaatcaacttctcctcgataggtgccaccccgaccctatctcgaatctcttcgttccggactttatcccttcttgtatgcccgcagaactaacgcagcatacgcatctctgctacactcagttgctggacatgtcgccttttttaggccaacattcagcaccgtatagcatcgccgggcgaatcatagacttaccttttagcctctgtggcaccttcttgtcacagaggacgccagaagcctgctgccacttcaaccaactggctgaaattctatgcctaacatcttcatcaatgtctccatctttccgAAGCATCGAAcctagataccgaaaagtatccttctttgccaccacttgaccttcgaggctaacgtccccgtcctcatgcctagtcgggctaaagtcgcacatcatatactcggtcttggtcctactcagtctgaaccccctcgactctaacgtgtgtctccacagctccaacttcatattaacccctgcttgtcagacccggggccaccgggctgggcatgtcacgaagtttaagggattaagcccgtcttatctcttattcattttgtttatctcttgtttatcccgtttaaataggagatagagttaaccaacacggagaggatctactcgagatatgttctggtacgatccCTTGacagaggttggttagcatctttgtaactctgacctctcgggtatataagggaggtcagggatccccctcaaaacagaagatcattaggtcattctacaccaaagagaatacaaaccaccatacaggacgtagggtgttacgctccgcgcggcccgaacctgtctaaagacttgtgttctttgcaccttcgagttcctgatctcggcgtt from Panicum hallii strain FIL2 chromosome 3, PHallii_v3.1, whole genome shotgun sequence encodes:
- the LOC112886491 gene encoding stem 28 kDa glycoprotein-like, translating into MAKLVALLVALVAAAGSSSCAAWELSIRMPTARAVEEAAARLDDEIRDAAAPLIHALRPLVGSAGELGRRAGVPCDSWRLAVEAYNKRDWKTVPASCEGYVGHYMLGGHYRRDSRVVVDEAVAYAKGLELAGNGREVWVFDIDETSLSNLPYYAEHGFGTEPFNATSFNAYVMEGSAVALPETRRLFGKLVSLGVKPVFLTGRSEDQRAITSANLRRQGYSGWEKLLLKPIGFKGTAIGFKSGERRKLQDAGYVIVGNIGDQWSDILGAPEGARTFKLPDPMYYIG